The following proteins are co-located in the Tripterygium wilfordii isolate XIE 37 chromosome 2, ASM1340144v1, whole genome shotgun sequence genome:
- the LOC120007055 gene encoding phosphate transporter PHO1 homolog 3-like → MKFGKEFASQKVPEWQQAYMDYDFLKTLLKEIQGFNQRNRSSPQPTAAALHRKLTLYRAFSGLTQRNRPKSPSQGANDVESQQAILVNPVNRHGTKRYETTFLMAAEEGGEYELVYFRRLDEEFNKVDKFYKSKVEEVVKEATMLNKQMDALIAFRIKVENPTGWHWDDRSAEMTRLASDVSTSAAVLAASTPSAAKAASRRHNLETIEEGASMHDQEESSDDSRVDDRKDVHKADEEVKRKNIRGSRPAPLEILNHVQMNKAKDTPRSTIKGFLQVPTQTELKFDRGNLTKVERQLKQAFVEFYQKLRLLKSFGFLNTSAFSKIMKKYDKITSRNASKSYMNMVDESFLGSSDEVTKLMERVEATFIKHFVNSNRSKGMNILRPQSRRERHRTTFSMGFFAGCTASLIMALILIVRARNIVNSPGQSQYMETLFPLYSLFGFIVLHMLMYAANIYYWKRYRVNYSFIFGFKQGTELGYNQVLLLSFGIGTLALCSVLANLDMEMNVNTKDYKALTELIPLNLVLLLIVILLLPFNVLYRSSRVFFLTCLVHCILAPLYKVVLADFFLADQLTSQVQAFRSLEFYVCYYGWGDYKHRQNDCKSFPVYTTFNFIVAVIPYLSRLLQCLRRLFEEKDIMQGANGLKYLLTIIAVCMRTAYSLDKGIGWQVMAWIFSVTAAIVSTYWDLVYDWGLLQRHSKNRWLRDKLLVPHKSVYFGAMVLNILLRFAWVQTVLNVVVFNLHRQTMVTLFACLEILRRGIWNFFRLENEHLNNVGKYRAFKSVPLPFNYSEDDDKDE, encoded by the exons atgaagTTTGGGAAGGAGTTTGCATCCCAAAAGGTGCCGGAATGGCAACAGGCCTACATGGATTACGATTTCCTCAAAACCCTTCTGAAGGAaatccaaggtttcaatcaaaGAAACCGATCATCACCACAGCCAACAGCTGCAGCTCTCCACAGAAAGCTTACCCTATACAGAGCTTTCAGTGGCCTAACGCAAAGAAACCGCCCCAAGAGCCCGTCTCAGGGTGCCAATGATGTTGAATCACAACAAGCCATTTTGGTCAATCCTGTTAATCGCCATGGCACTAAACGATACGAGACTACATTCCTCATGGCTGCTGAAGAAGGAGGGGAATACGAGCTTGTCTACTTTAGACGCCTCGATGAGGAATTCAATAAGGTGGACAAGTTTTATAAGTCTAAAGTGGAGGAGGTGGTGAAGGAGGCAACCATGTTGAATAAGCAAATGGATGCTTTGATTGCTTTCAGGATTAAAGTTGAGAATCCGACGGGGTGGCACTGGGATGACAGGTCTGCCGAAATGACTCGTCTGGCATCTGACGTTTCGACTTCCGCCGCTGTATTGGCTGCTTCTACTCCTTCTGCAGCCAAGGCAGCAAGCC gaagacataacttggaaaCAATCGAAGAAGGGGCAAGCATGCATGATCAGGAGGAATCATCAgatgattcaagggttgatgaCCGAAAGGACGTTCATAAAGCAGATGAGGAGGTGAAGAGGAAGAATATTAGGGGAAGCAGACCGGCTCCATTAGAGATACTAAACCATGTCCAGATGAACAAAGCAAAAGATACGCCTCGTTCGACCATCAAAGGATTCCTTCAAGTTCCTACACAGACAGAGCTCAAGTTCGATAGGGGCAATCTTACAAAAGTTGAACGCCAGCTTAAGCAAGCTTTTGTTGAGTTTTATCAGAAGCTCCGCCTTCTTAAGAGTTTCGg CTTCTTGAATACATCGGCGTTTTCAaaaatcatgaagaagtatGATAAG ATCACTTCAAGAAATGCATCAAAGTCTTACATGAACATGGTGGATGAATCCTTCCTCGGGAGCTCTGATGAG GTTACGAAGCTGATGGAGAGGGTTGAAGCTACATTTATCAAGCATTTTGTGAACTCAAATCGAAGTAAGGGGATGAATATCTTAAGACCACAGTCACGGAGAGAAAGACACAGAACCACTTTCTCTATGG GTTTTTTTGCTGGATGCACAGCATCTCTCATAATGGCCCTTATATTAATCGTACGAGCCCGTAATATTGTGAATTCGCCAGGGCAAAGCCAATACATGGAGACCTTGTTTCCACTTTACAG CTTATTTGGGTTCATTGTTCTGCACATGCTTATGTATGCTGCCAACATATATTACTGGAAGCGTTACCGGGTCAACTACTCCTTCATATTTGGTTTCAAACAAGGAACTGAGTTGGGTTACAATCAGGTTCTCCTCCTTAGTTTTGGCATTGGAACACTTGCTCTGTGCAGTGTGCTAGCAAATCTTGACATGGAGATGAACGTAAACACGAAGGATTATAAGGCTTTAACTGAACTTATTCCTCTGAACCTTGTTTTG CTCTTGATTGTAATATTATTGCTTCCATTCAATGTCCTCTACCGCTCAAGTCGCGTCTTCTTTCTTACTTGCCTGGTTCACTGTATTCTTGCTCCTTTGTACAAG GTTGTACTTGCAGATTTCTTCTTGGCAGACCAGCTAACAAGCCAG GTGCAAGCCTTTAGAAGCCTGGAGTTCTATGTTTGCTACTATGGTTGGGGAGACTACAAACATAGACAAAACGACTGCAAGTCGTTTCCTGTATATACCACTTTCAATTTCATTGTTGCTGTTATTCCGTACTTGTCTCGCCTCCTTCAG tgCCTTCGCCGACTGTTTGAAGAGAAAGACATAATGCAAGGAGCAAACGGACTCAAATATTTGCTAACTATCATAGCCGTTTGCATGAGGACTGCCTACAGTCTCGACAAAGGGATCGGTTGGCAAGTCATGGCCTGGATTTTCTCAGTTACTGCAGCAATAGTTAGTACTTATTGGGACCTTGTTTACGATTGGGGGCTACTCCAGCGGCACTCCAAGAACAGGTGGCTGAGAGACAAACTACTTGTCCCTCACAAATCTGTATATTTTGGTGCTATG GTGTTGAATATCTTGTTGAGATTTGCTTGGGTGCAGACTGTGTTGAACGTCGTGGTATTTAACTTACACAGACAAACCATGGTTACACTATTTGCCTGTCTTGAGATACTTCGCCGTGGCATATGGAATTTCTTCAG GTTGGAAAATGAGCATCTGAACAACGTAGGGAAATATCGAGCATTCAAGTCCGTACCATTGCCTTTCAACTACAGTGAAGATGATGACAAAGATGAGTAA
- the LOC120007774 gene encoding cell division topological specificity factor homolog, chloroplastic-like, with the protein MAFSGDLRISATLASYHKHPLRSSFSSTKVDFARFLNGGSSITEITCKWPCMAFHGRKMCGKLFSGITGDYKLSSDTASNEAESFLLSAINMNFFERLNLAWKIVFPPPASRRRSNARIAKQRLKMILFSDRCAVSDEAKRLIVKNIVQALSEFVEIESQDKVQLSVSTDSDLGTVYSVTVPVRRVKPEYQVAEESGSITNIEYKDTGESSGSVDVRFDFYVPDEKPW; encoded by the exons ATGGCTTTTTCGGGGGATCTGAGGATCTCTGCAACACTGGCCTCCTACCACAAACATCCTCTTCGAAGTTCTTTCTCCTCCACAAAG GTTGACTTTGCCAGATTCCTGAATGGAGGTTCTAGCATAACTGAAATCACATGCAAGTGGCCTTGCATGGCCTTCCATGGCCGTAAAATGTGTGGTAAACTGTTTTCTGGAATCACGGGAGACTACAAGTTGTCCTCAGATACTGCTAGCAATGAAGCTGAGAGCTTTCTCCTCAGTGCCATAAACATGAATTTCTTTGAGCGTTTGAATTTGGCTTGGAAGATAGTATTCCCACCACCAGCATCAAGGAGGAGGTCAAATGCGAGGATCGCCAAGCAGCGCTTGAAGATGATTCTCTTCTCTGATCGTTGTGCTGTTAGTGATGAGGCAAAGCGGTTGATTGTGAAAAATATTGTTCAGGCTTTGTCAGAATTTGTGGAGATAGAATCACAGGATAAAGTCCAACTCAGTGTCTCTACCGATTCAGATCTAGGAACTGTATACTCTGTGACGGTACCTGTCCGGCGAGTGAAACCAGAATATCAAGTTGCTGAAGAGAGTGGATCAATAACAAACATTGAGTATAAAGATACAGGAGAAAGTTCCGGTTCCGTCGATGTCCGGTTTGACTTCTACGTCCCTGATGAAAAGCCTTGGTGA